From Candidatus Zixiibacteriota bacterium, a single genomic window includes:
- a CDS encoding GNAT family N-acetyltransferase translates to MKIETLGASSELFKQVIELGNKNSATLGFIPKGAIGEKADEDKLLVAIEKGKVQGYLLFDFKLSTRTARIVHLCVEKERRGHGIAKRLFRELEATVGDMVVGIRVHCRIDYEEAAVWPKLGFTRCGTIPGRSKAGSELGVWRKDTPLPSLFDPAIVTQDTRLRVALDHNILADSMKPCSDATSGAHAVMADWLPEVITFYVTPEIFEDIARDPIADRGAKTKRMAQSFARIARASELFDECRHKAETLFPAPRSAQTESDLRHIAWCWAGTIQYFVTSDRELIQKSSDVYDLTDVRVLHPADFISRPDSLLRSAEYQPKRFSESELRIRRVTGDDLDGIESSVADLGLEGKKEFLRKLRLQMTQPEQRITQLILHGNTVLALVSWEIVGQQRLLVHLLRLAPSESDKTVALGIVNWLIAECRSSNLECLEIVDSHMTSTLTRACFEFGLFQEKRKLFRWVGQGRYDSKGVKTAITAPSLRLTIPQKYATTVKSQLERAIGAKDISLLHQLEKQLWPTKLRELELPTWAVSIRSQYAMHLFDQGIAEGDLFGGRAKLLLNIENVYYRSATVRRLKAPARILWYVSRGQGRYHGSKAIRAASYLNEVHIGDPKTLFNWFQHLGIYRWEDVKHTAMKRASGELMALVFSHTEIFDNPIPRSDLNQFWQQERGRNFYIQQPIEIPDNLFWKIYNLGIGRSDE, encoded by the coding sequence ATGAAGATCGAGACTTTGGGAGCCTCAAGTGAATTGTTCAAGCAAGTAATCGAGCTTGGGAACAAGAACAGTGCTACACTAGGGTTTATCCCAAAGGGTGCAATCGGAGAAAAGGCCGATGAAGACAAACTTCTGGTGGCGATTGAGAAGGGCAAGGTTCAAGGGTATCTCTTGTTCGACTTCAAGCTGAGTACGCGAACGGCGCGGATAGTTCATCTTTGTGTTGAGAAGGAGAGGCGAGGACACGGAATAGCAAAGCGGCTTTTTCGTGAGCTGGAAGCGACGGTTGGAGATATGGTTGTTGGCATTAGGGTGCACTGTCGTATAGACTACGAGGAGGCTGCCGTTTGGCCAAAGCTCGGCTTCACTCGATGTGGCACGATACCGGGGCGAAGCAAGGCTGGAAGTGAGCTCGGCGTTTGGCGCAAGGATACTCCGCTGCCTAGCCTGTTTGACCCGGCCATAGTAACACAAGACACAAGACTACGTGTTGCGCTAGACCACAACATCCTTGCAGATTCAATGAAACCCTGCTCTGATGCAACAAGCGGCGCGCATGCCGTCATGGCCGATTGGCTGCCAGAAGTGATTACGTTCTATGTGACTCCAGAGATCTTCGAAGATATAGCGCGCGATCCGATAGCCGATCGAGGTGCGAAGACCAAGAGGATGGCTCAGTCATTTGCAAGGATAGCTCGAGCGTCAGAATTATTCGATGAGTGTAGACACAAAGCAGAAACGCTGTTTCCAGCTCCTCGAAGCGCACAAACCGAATCAGACCTTAGACATATCGCATGGTGTTGGGCCGGGACAATACAGTACTTTGTCACCAGTGACAGGGAACTCATTCAGAAAAGTAGTGACGTTTACGATCTAACTGATGTCAGAGTGCTACACCCAGCTGACTTTATTTCTCGGCCTGACAGCCTATTGAGATCAGCAGAGTATCAACCCAAACGCTTTTCAGAGTCGGAACTTCGAATCCGTCGTGTGACAGGGGACGATCTTGATGGTATTGAGTCGTCAGTAGCGGATTTGGGGCTGGAAGGGAAGAAGGAGTTTCTGAGGAAGCTTAGACTTCAAATGACACAGCCAGAGCAGAGGATTACTCAACTCATACTCCATGGAAATACTGTTCTGGCTTTGGTGAGTTGGGAGATCGTCGGGCAGCAGAGACTGTTGGTGCACCTTCTAAGGCTCGCACCAAGTGAATCGGATAAAACTGTCGCACTGGGAATTGTGAATTGGCTGATTGCTGAATGTCGTTCTAGCAATCTGGAATGCCTCGAAATCGTGGACTCACACATGACCTCCACGTTGACCAGAGCCTGTTTTGAGTTTGGGCTATTCCAGGAGAAAAGAAAATTGTTTCGATGGGTCGGACAGGGTCGATACGATTCGAAGGGTGTCAAGACGGCAATTACCGCCCCGAGTTTGCGGTTGACCATTCCACAGAAATACGCAACAACTGTAAAGAGTCAACTAGAGCGAGCAATTGGCGCCAAAGATATATCTCTCTTACACCAACTTGAGAAACAATTATGGCCTACAAAGCTCAGAGAATTGGAGCTACCGACTTGGGCAGTTAGCATTCGGTCGCAGTATGCCATGCACTTATTTGATCAAGGTATCGCGGAAGGTGACCTTTTCGGCGGAAGGGCGAAGCTACTTCTCAATATCGAAAACGTGTACTATCGCTCGGCCACAGTTAGACGACTAAAAGCGCCGGCACGAATCCTGTGGTACGTGAGTAGAGGGCAGGGTCGATATCACGGTAGTAAAGCTATCAGGGCTGCGTCCTATCTTAATGAAGTACACATAGGTGATCCAAAAACACTTTTCAATTGGTTCCAACATCTAGGCATTTATCGTTGGGAAGATGTTAAACACACAGCGATGAAGAGAGCCTCTGGGGAGCTTATGGCATTGGTCTTTAGCCACACAGAGATTTTCGACAATCCAATCCCGCGATCCGACCTGAACCAGTTTTGGCAGCAGGAGAGAGGGCGCAATTTTTATATTCAGCAACCGATCGAAATCCCCGATAATCTGTTCTGGAAGATATATAACCTAGGAATTGGACGATCCGATGAATAA
- a CDS encoding ASCH domain-containing protein, which translates to MNKLDSSRSAIFSIKPKFISLIFSGLKTVELRRTKPLRIRKGTRIFFWETSPSKQLAGFAHVEAIISAPVEKLWTIVSEHAGVTREEFDAYFEGSDLGVAVFLSDATEFRKKPQLSVLRKHLGFMPPQSFRYVSASESRYIGRRASSAA; encoded by the coding sequence ATGAATAAACTGGATTCCAGCCGGTCAGCCATTTTTTCAATCAAGCCCAAATTTATATCCCTGATCTTTTCAGGGTTAAAGACTGTTGAATTGCGAAGAACGAAGCCACTTCGAATAAGGAAAGGCACGCGGATTTTCTTCTGGGAGACTTCACCGAGTAAACAACTCGCTGGATTCGCCCACGTAGAGGCAATCATATCTGCCCCCGTTGAGAAACTGTGGACAATTGTCTCTGAACACGCTGGCGTCACTCGAGAGGAGTTCGATGCCTATTTTGAAGGCTCAGACTTGGGCGTGGCAGTGTTCCTTTCCGACGCTACAGAATTCCGAAAGAAACCACAACTCTCCGTTCTTCGAAAACACCTCGGATTCATGCCGCCACAGAGCTTTCGCTATGTATCGGCATCTGAATCAAGATATATCGGACGTCGAGCCAGTTCGGCTGCGTGA
- a CDS encoding glycine--tRNA ligase, translated as MAKKNENDTMEKLVSLCKRRGYIFQSSEIYGGLTSCWDYGPLGAELKRNLKNYWWDAMTNRRDDIEGLDAAILMHPQVWHTSGHVAEFNDPMVDCRTCKARFRADQLDQARCPNKPSKSPVEHQCDLTEVKQFNLMFKTFMGPVEDSSNTIYMRPETAQGIYVNFLNVKNSSRQKIPFGIAQIGKAFRNEITPGNFIFRTREFEQMEMQFFVHPSEDEKWFDYWKQQRWEWYQSLGLNMSKLRWKEHGPDELAHYAKAAYDVEYEFPFGWQELEGVHNRTDFDLGRHQEATGKDMGYKDERFEEKFVPYIVETSAGCDRTLLTLLCDAYDEVEIKGEKRVFLRLSPKVAPIKAAVLPLVKKDGMPEFAEKVYNNLKKQFKVFYDVSGAVGRRYARMDEAGTPYCITIDGQTLEDETMTLRDRDSMDQTRMKAPEIVEFLEGKVR; from the coding sequence ATGGCCAAGAAGAACGAAAACGATACGATGGAAAAACTGGTGTCGCTGTGCAAGCGGCGCGGCTACATTTTTCAGTCATCGGAAATCTACGGAGGTCTCACTTCCTGCTGGGACTACGGTCCGCTGGGCGCGGAGTTGAAGCGCAATCTCAAGAACTACTGGTGGGATGCCATGACCAATCGTCGCGACGACATCGAAGGTCTCGACGCCGCAATTCTGATGCATCCCCAGGTCTGGCACACTTCCGGTCATGTGGCTGAGTTCAATGATCCCATGGTCGACTGCCGCACCTGCAAGGCGAGGTTCCGGGCCGACCAGCTCGATCAGGCCCGCTGCCCCAACAAACCGTCGAAAAGTCCGGTGGAACACCAATGCGACCTGACCGAGGTGAAACAGTTCAACCTGATGTTCAAAACGTTCATGGGTCCGGTCGAAGATAGCTCCAACACTATCTACATGCGCCCGGAAACCGCGCAGGGTATCTATGTAAATTTCCTCAACGTCAAAAACTCCTCGCGCCAAAAGATACCATTCGGAATTGCGCAGATCGGCAAGGCTTTCCGCAACGAAATCACGCCGGGCAATTTCATCTTTCGTACCCGCGAGTTCGAACAGATGGAAATGCAGTTCTTCGTGCATCCATCAGAAGATGAAAAGTGGTTCGACTATTGGAAACAACAGCGCTGGGAGTGGTATCAGTCGCTGGGTCTCAACATGAGTAAACTCCGCTGGAAAGAGCACGGACCGGACGAACTGGCCCACTATGCCAAAGCGGCCTACGATGTCGAGTATGAGTTTCCGTTCGGCTGGCAGGAACTCGAAGGTGTGCACAACCGGACCGACTTTGATCTCGGACGACATCAGGAAGCGACCGGCAAAGACATGGGTTACAAAGACGAACGGTTCGAAGAAAAGTTTGTGCCTTACATTGTTGAGACCTCAGCCGGGTGTGACCGGACATTGCTGACTTTGTTGTGCGATGCCTACGACGAAGTTGAGATCAAGGGTGAGAAACGGGTCTTCTTGCGTTTGTCACCGAAGGTGGCGCCGATCAAAGCGGCTGTCCTTCCGCTGGTCAAAAAAGACGGCATGCCTGAGTTTGCCGAGAAGGTCTACAACAATCTCAAAAAGCAGTTCAAAGTCTTCTACGATGTCTCCGGCGCTGTTGGTCGGCGTTATGCGCGAATGGACGAAGCCGGTACGCCGTATTGCATCACTATCGACGGCCAGACTTTGGAAGATGAGACCATGACCTTGCGCGACCGCGACTCTATGGACCAAACGCGCATGAAAGCTCCCGAGATCGTCGAGTTTTTGGAGGGGAAGGTTAGGTGA
- the recO gene encoding DNA repair protein RecO → MALEKTDAVVLRTFNWSESSRTVVFFTRNFGKIALVDKGGRSIKSKRGRIVSFAHMELTFYASEKESNGYIRDVDPMQAFSFEKDGAVGRLAYGSAACELLNLLLPDEEPQETLFDYFVGFLSAVEVADKRSLPGLFLAFFLRLLSHLGYHPSLTHCPSCGQQAVSLVATRPTEYIQFYPERGGVLCSSCQTAADHYIRLSTAGFEQLVALQTASLTEAAALPIAYADTELLLEALTKFMSFQTGLSAKIKSLEFLKKLKDTKLT, encoded by the coding sequence ATGGCTCTTGAAAAAACCGACGCCGTTGTTCTGAGGACGTTCAATTGGTCCGAATCTTCGCGGACGGTGGTTTTTTTCACCCGCAACTTCGGCAAGATCGCGCTGGTCGACAAAGGGGGTCGCAGTATCAAGTCCAAACGCGGTCGGATAGTATCGTTCGCTCACATGGAATTGACTTTCTACGCCTCGGAAAAAGAATCGAACGGGTATATCCGCGACGTCGACCCCATGCAAGCTTTTTCGTTTGAGAAAGACGGCGCGGTCGGTCGGCTGGCCTATGGTTCGGCGGCCTGCGAACTGCTCAACCTGCTGCTGCCCGATGAGGAACCGCAAGAGACACTATTTGACTACTTCGTCGGTTTCTTGAGCGCTGTGGAAGTGGCCGACAAACGGTCGCTACCGGGTTTGTTTTTGGCTTTCTTTCTGCGATTGCTTTCGCACCTCGGCTACCACCCCTCGCTCACCCACTGCCCCTCCTGCGGACAGCAAGCTGTCTCTCTTGTCGCTACGCGACCTACTGAGTACATACAGTTCTATCCGGAACGGGGGGGGGTGTTATGCAGTTCTTGCCAAACGGCGGCGGATCATTATATTCGTCTCTCTACAGCCGGGTTTGAGCAGCTTGTCGCCCTGCAGACCGCCTCATTAACCGAGGCCGCAGCCTTGCCGATAGCTTATGCAGATACCGAACTGTTGCTGGAGGCGTTGACCAAATTCATGAGCTTTCAGACCGGACTGTCGGCGAAAATCAAGTCGCTGGAGTTCTTGAAGAAGTTGAAAGATACAAAACTGACATAG
- a CDS encoding septum formation initiator family protein — MRKTKSKRPSLAESFVKKLSSADARLRRKVVRYAFWSVGLLFFYSLMVGTYSIPRIIRLEMEKTELAESNRQLLVNLVDNDRVRKMLESDTIYLERIARTRFHMARPEETIYLYRGR; from the coding sequence GTGAGAAAAACTAAGTCGAAAAGGCCATCGTTGGCTGAAAGTTTTGTCAAAAAGCTCTCCTCCGCCGATGCCCGTCTCAGACGAAAAGTCGTCCGTTACGCATTTTGGTCGGTGGGGCTGTTGTTTTTCTACTCGCTGATGGTCGGTACCTACAGTATTCCGCGCATCATTCGCCTCGAAATGGAAAAGACGGAACTGGCCGAATCCAATAGGCAACTGTTGGTAAACCTGGTGGACAACGATCGCGTCCGCAAGATGCTCGAATCGGACACGATCTACCTGGAACGGATCGCCCGCACCCGCTTCCACATGGCCCGCCCCGAGGAAACCATCTACCTCTACCGCGGTCGGTAG
- a CDS encoding thrombospondin type 3 repeat-containing protein encodes MSVPKSVTLIPLIGLTLVLLATAVAQNYSAVWEGSSQKLPGAVCCPGDLDDEYNDSELSFAWTSSGNCVDDDVWEGGGYLVLDLPATCSGVSSVDVHLANELEICGDFDIEARFKLYDWPTPTAAAWTGILVYNSDMTMRIERKKFPDPDSNACGTYTEAFECWYPDETGCPKAAFPETGFYPTFRIARSGSSISTYYWDGSSWALLWMEADASTNPVGFSMYTGNATDGGQIVHIDWVHIQSEPANDADLDGVGDCVDNCPEHANVDQADSDGDFLGDDCDNCPELANTDQQDSDLDGVGDSCDLCPGFDDNLHSDNDGIPDSCDNCPHIDNVDQQDSDSNGVGDVCEPCCTGVRGNVNGDPAEVIDIADLVYLVDWMFVAGPYPPCPKEADLNGDGPIDIADLVYLVDFMFAGGPAPAVCD; translated from the coding sequence ATGTCCGTTCCCAAGTCCGTGACGCTAATTCCGTTAATCGGTTTGACCTTGGTCTTATTGGCAACGGCCGTTGCTCAGAATTACTCTGCCGTATGGGAGGGTTCATCGCAGAAACTTCCTGGGGCTGTCTGTTGCCCAGGAGACCTGGACGACGAGTATAACGACAGCGAACTGTCATTTGCATGGACCTCAAGCGGCAATTGCGTCGATGACGATGTATGGGAAGGAGGCGGCTACCTCGTTCTTGATCTCCCGGCTACCTGCAGTGGAGTTTCATCGGTTGACGTCCACTTGGCGAATGAGCTCGAAATATGCGGCGACTTCGATATTGAGGCACGCTTCAAACTCTACGACTGGCCGACACCAACAGCGGCGGCTTGGACTGGTATACTGGTCTATAATAGCGATATGACCATGCGCATCGAACGTAAGAAGTTTCCGGACCCTGACTCAAACGCTTGCGGGACTTACACCGAAGCGTTTGAGTGCTGGTACCCCGATGAAACCGGTTGTCCAAAGGCCGCATTCCCTGAAACTGGTTTTTACCCCACATTCCGAATCGCTCGGTCCGGTAGCAGTATTAGCACTTACTATTGGGACGGTAGTTCCTGGGCACTTCTGTGGATGGAAGCGGACGCCAGCACCAATCCGGTAGGCTTTTCCATGTACACTGGTAACGCTACCGATGGCGGGCAGATTGTACACATCGACTGGGTCCATATCCAGAGTGAGCCGGCGAACGACGCTGATCTCGATGGGGTCGGGGACTGTGTCGATAACTGCCCGGAGCATGCTAACGTCGACCAGGCTGACTCTGACGGTGACTTTCTCGGAGATGATTGCGACAATTGCCCGGAACTGGCTAACACCGACCAACAGGACAGTGACCTGGACGGCGTGGGAGACAGTTGCGACCTCTGCCCCGGTTTCGATGACAATCTACACAGCGACAACGATGGCATTCCGGATAGCTGCGACAACTGCCCGCACATTGATAATGTTGACCAGCAAGACAGTGACAGCAACGGTGTCGGCGACGTCTGTGAGCCATGCTGCACCGGCGTCCGAGGAAACGTCAATGGAGACCCGGCTGAAGTCATAGATATTGCGGATCTGGTCTACCTTGTCGATTGGATGTTCGTAGCCGGTCCTTATCCGCCGTGTCCTAAGGAAGCTGATCTCAACGGTGATGGACCTATCGACATTGCCGACCTGGTTTATCTCGTGGACTTCATGTTTGCCGGAGGACCTGCACCGGCGGTCTGTGACTGA
- a CDS encoding type IV pilus twitching motility protein PilT — MPKIDDLLKIVKEAGASDLHLGAGSVPMVRVDGSLAKTRHKKLSNEKIKQLVYEVLTDDQIRSFEKSGDLDFAYSIENSARYRINLYMMHAGIAAAIRLIPDIVPDLAGLGFSDIVRGLIKSTSGLLLVTGPTNSGKSTTLAAMVDHINTHESRHIITLEDPIEYTHTNKNSLISQRQIGLHSASFTQALHSALREDPDVIMLGEMRDTETISMAITAAEIGLLVLGTLHTCSAVSSIERVTDVFPPDQQQQIRVMLADTLIGVISQQLLRRADGNGRVVAYEVMTRAPSIQAMIREERTYQIPSVIQTSRKMGMRLLDNHLKALVDSSIVTVDEAIRVAANPAEFFDRVNEAEAQPVEA; from the coding sequence ATGCCGAAAATTGATGACCTGTTGAAAATTGTCAAAGAAGCCGGAGCATCCGATCTGCACCTGGGTGCCGGTAGTGTACCGATGGTCCGAGTCGACGGTAGTCTGGCCAAAACACGGCACAAGAAACTCAGCAACGAGAAAATAAAACAACTGGTCTACGAAGTCCTAACCGACGACCAGATTCGTAGTTTCGAAAAGTCAGGCGATCTGGACTTTGCGTACAGCATCGAGAATAGCGCACGGTATCGAATCAACCTATACATGATGCACGCAGGTATCGCGGCTGCAATCAGATTAATCCCGGATATCGTCCCGGACCTGGCCGGACTGGGATTCTCCGATATTGTACGGGGACTGATCAAATCGACATCGGGGCTGCTCCTGGTGACCGGACCGACCAACTCCGGCAAGTCGACAACCCTGGCGGCCATGGTCGACCACATCAACACGCACGAATCACGCCATATCATAACTCTGGAAGACCCCATCGAGTACACGCATACGAACAAGAACTCGTTGATCAGTCAACGTCAGATCGGTCTGCATTCTGCATCGTTTACCCAGGCGCTGCACTCGGCGCTACGCGAAGACCCTGACGTCATCATGCTGGGCGAGATGCGTGACACCGAGACTATCTCGATGGCTATCACGGCCGCCGAGATAGGTCTGCTCGTCCTGGGTACCTTGCATACTTGCAGCGCCGTAAGTTCAATCGAGCGCGTAACCGATGTTTTCCCGCCCGATCAACAGCAGCAGATACGGGTCATGCTGGCCGATACGTTGATCGGCGTTATCTCGCAACAGTTGCTAAGGCGAGCCGACGGCAATGGCCGGGTGGTTGCTTACGAAGTCATGACACGGGCACCATCGATCCAGGCCATGATACGCGAGGAGCGAACCTACCAGATTCCATCGGTGATCCAAACCAGTCGCAAGATGGGCATGCGTCTTTTGGATAATCACCTGAAGGCGTTGGTCGACTCCAGTATCGTAACGGTAGACGAAGCAATCCGGGTAGCGGCCAACCCGGCGGAGTTTTTCGATCGCGTCAACGAAGCAGAGGCCCAGCCGGTGGAGGCATAA
- a CDS encoding DUF4388 domain-containing protein: protein MNDSSQRIRLDEILVHEGLISEVQIKEALMRQKAHGGKLGSQLLYHRDIDEAGLVRALAIQFECEGVVLSSLEIPDIVIRLIPSKVAIARRVMPFDYDPEQNLLKVACESPKDQSLINELNFVARGKEIKLYIAAELALNTAINRHYLGQNVTLEDRLLLEIPDDATDSIDDATIQPEASEETVTPDLPAILLVTDEEYSGPLLQSLFERDGYQVTMTDSADEAIEITGDNAFNAVLIKDTVSGDYLDLIDRLRKSSPSTSVHYYESASSLILGRHAMTAEADLLDKNLELFTSLLALKSGLADNHSGSVGTYVDRLCAQMKLPAKERSIITNAAYLHDLSRHYYRDDNSRDQRSWIGLSAKLLSSLEYPPVVVQMLRSMYKDLGGKYTKRLPIEILGGNILTIVDLFCETVDPHEKLSLDKFDAIRKKCRDLAGRLFLPEIVENFITMMQSEVLHAQATSKHGQVMIYADNPGALYPIERRLQNEGFRTISQLSRDTFVDLCKRSEPDMIVLLLEGEYSQVLSFVDTLEAAGVVPRTLPTFLMVESNQASSMTPLLDRGLEDIIPSDVNPDMLVSKLRKVQTRAQLQDSQLMSDNQSSSGSHGRLSDMNVIDLLHALGPSRRTVKITITGSTEDKRLIIFLDQGVISYAELNGQVGAPAVHVGVCWSEGSWVVEPVTPDKLPVPNNHTSNDAILLEGRRLMDERVRTGQLL, encoded by the coding sequence ATGAACGACAGCTCGCAACGCATCCGTCTCGACGAAATTCTCGTGCACGAAGGACTCATCTCTGAGGTTCAAATCAAAGAAGCCCTCATGCGTCAGAAGGCGCACGGCGGCAAACTGGGATCGCAACTGCTCTACCACCGCGACATCGACGAAGCCGGTTTGGTGCGGGCATTGGCCATTCAGTTTGAATGTGAAGGTGTGGTCTTGTCCTCGTTGGAGATTCCGGATATAGTGATTAGATTGATCCCCTCCAAAGTTGCGATTGCACGACGAGTGATGCCCTTTGACTATGACCCCGAACAGAACCTGCTGAAAGTAGCCTGCGAATCCCCGAAGGATCAGAGCCTGATCAACGAATTGAACTTCGTGGCCCGCGGCAAGGAGATCAAACTCTACATTGCCGCCGAGTTGGCTTTGAACACCGCAATCAACAGACACTACCTGGGACAGAACGTCACACTTGAAGATCGCCTCCTTTTGGAGATCCCCGATGATGCGACCGACTCGATCGATGACGCCACCATACAGCCGGAGGCGTCGGAGGAAACGGTCACGCCTGACTTGCCTGCGATCCTCCTGGTCACCGACGAAGAATATTCCGGACCGCTGTTGCAGTCGTTGTTTGAACGCGACGGATACCAAGTGACCATGACCGATTCAGCGGATGAAGCTATCGAGATCACCGGCGACAACGCTTTCAACGCCGTCCTAATCAAAGACACGGTTTCCGGAGACTACCTTGACCTGATCGACCGCCTGCGAAAAAGTTCACCGAGCACCAGCGTACACTATTATGAGTCGGCCTCCTCGTTGATCCTGGGACGCCACGCAATGACAGCCGAGGCGGACCTGCTGGATAAAAACCTGGAACTGTTCACCTCGCTGCTGGCGCTAAAGAGCGGACTGGCCGACAATCATTCCGGTTCGGTGGGAACCTACGTTGACCGACTGTGTGCTCAGATGAAGCTACCGGCCAAGGAACGTTCGATCATTACCAATGCCGCCTATCTGCATGATCTGTCACGCCACTATTATCGTGACGACAACTCCAGGGACCAGCGCTCGTGGATAGGTCTTTCGGCCAAGTTGCTGTCGTCGCTGGAGTATCCACCGGTGGTAGTCCAGATGCTCCGTTCGATGTACAAGGACCTGGGCGGAAAATACACCAAACGATTGCCCATCGAGATTCTCGGCGGGAACATCCTCACCATTGTAGACCTGTTTTGCGAAACCGTGGACCCGCATGAAAAGCTGTCGCTGGATAAGTTCGATGCTATCAGGAAAAAGTGTCGTGATCTGGCCGGGCGGCTCTTCCTGCCCGAGATTGTCGAGAACTTCATAACCATGATGCAAAGCGAAGTTCTGCACGCCCAGGCAACCAGCAAGCATGGGCAGGTGATGATCTACGCCGACAATCCGGGCGCTTTGTATCCCATCGAACGCCGCCTGCAGAACGAGGGATTTCGCACCATCTCTCAGTTGTCTCGCGATACATTCGTGGACCTCTGCAAACGCAGCGAACCCGACATGATTGTACTCCTCCTGGAGGGTGAATACTCTCAGGTCTTATCGTTCGTCGACACTCTGGAAGCGGCCGGTGTGGTTCCGCGCACGTTACCGACCTTCCTCATGGTCGAATCCAACCAGGCATCGTCGATGACGCCGTTGTTGGATCGAGGGCTTGAGGACATTATTCCCAGTGATGTCAATCCCGACATGCTCGTCTCCAAACTACGTAAAGTTCAAACGAGAGCACAACTGCAGGACAGCCAGTTGATGTCGGACAACCAATCTTCGTCCGGCAGTCATGGAAGGCTTTCCGACATGAACGTGATCGACCTGTTGCACGCTTTGGGACCGAGCCGCCGCACGGTAAAGATCACCATAACCGGTTCGACTGAGGACAAGCGGCTTATCATCTTCCTCGATCAGGGCGTCATATCATACGCTGAGTTGAACGGCCAGGTCGGCGCACCGGCCGTGCATGTAGGCGTTTGTTGGTCGGAAGGGTCCTGGGTGGTCGAGCCGGTAACACCTGACAAACTACCGGTACCCAACAATCATACCTCCAACGATGCGATCCTCCTGGAAGGCCGCCGCCTGATGGACGAGCGCGTCCGCACCGGACAGTTGTTGTAG
- a CDS encoding bacteriohemerythrin — MARVQWCEAFEVDIPEVDEQHKKLVAMINQLDESMKDGIVNETIGTVLIALVDYTGYHFDTEEKVMQEVCFEGYLEHKGMHERLKGEIAGLLRRMKAGESVNVFELTSFLADWLVNHIIKEDRKIGEAYMAAHAFSQATQ, encoded by the coding sequence ATGGCGCGGGTCCAATGGTGCGAAGCATTTGAGGTTGACATTCCCGAAGTGGATGAGCAACACAAGAAACTGGTAGCCATGATCAACCAGTTGGACGAGTCAATGAAAGACGGGATAGTCAACGAGACGATCGGTACCGTTCTGATAGCCTTGGTGGATTACACCGGATACCATTTTGATACCGAAGAGAAGGTCATGCAAGAAGTCTGTTTCGAGGGATACCTGGAGCACAAGGGGATGCATGAACGGCTCAAGGGGGAGATTGCCGGCCTTTTGAGACGGATGAAAGCAGGTGAGTCTGTAAACGTATTTGAGTTAACCTCTTTCCTTGCCGACTGGCTGGTGAACCACATCATCAAAGAAGACAGAAAGATCGGCGAGGCCTACATGGCGGCCCATGCCTTTTCGCAGGCGACACAGTAA